The Agarilytica rhodophyticola genome has a window encoding:
- the rlmKL gene encoding bifunctional 23S rRNA (guanine(2069)-N(7))-methyltransferase RlmK/23S rRNA (guanine(2445)-N(2))-methyltransferase RlmL → MIEKNTQREYFASCPKRLEQLLEAELIDFGVSDVRQTSAGVFFSATLEDMYKVCLRSRLANRILMPIAREKGMTAEDLYRIALNIQWHSYFSYDCNFVVDFIGSNDEIRNTQFGAQKVKDAIVDYFLRRENHRPSIDKHFPDIRINVRLTKAAVIISIDMSGDSLHRRGYRDRQGAAPLKENLAAALLYRAKWPEKVAQARVQGQRIAILDPMCGSGTILIEAALMAANIAPGLLRKKFGFEKLLEHDETLWQTVKTHVQSQSRSVEDVNFPMIIGYDQNSHVLRHANHNITNAKLSHCIKVATQELKNFTKPVNDTIKSGLLICNPPYGERLGEIEALRDDYRLLGKLVKQELAGWQVAIFSGNRDLTKEMRLRAQSKYQFLNGTIQSELSIFDIVASEATLREDRDPASSPLSEGATMVSNRLLKNQRRLEKWRKKEGVECYRVYDADIPEYAAAIDIYGDHYHVQEYQAPKNIDQNKARRRFDDIIHATIHAFKSESEKIIPKTRMRTRGKSQYEKLGKDLRTSDFLEVREFNAKLLVNLTDYLDTGLFLDHRPLRKRIANEVMGKRFLNLFCYTASASVHAALGGAQSSVSVDMSNTYLSWAKLNYEKNNINSQRHSLVRADCIQWLQQCREGFDLIMLDPPTFSNSKKTSTVLDVQRDHMTLINRCMELLTPKGTLYFSTNLRTFKIDNTIIQRYKVEDITMDTLDPDFERNTKIHKCWKFQH, encoded by the coding sequence ATGATTGAAAAAAATACTCAGCGAGAATATTTTGCCAGTTGCCCAAAGCGACTGGAACAACTATTAGAGGCCGAGCTAATAGATTTTGGTGTTAGTGATGTGCGGCAGACCAGTGCGGGCGTTTTTTTTAGCGCTACCTTAGAAGACATGTATAAAGTGTGTCTTCGTTCTCGTTTAGCTAATCGTATACTTATGCCGATTGCCCGAGAAAAGGGTATGACGGCAGAGGATTTATACCGCATTGCCTTAAATATTCAGTGGCATAGCTACTTTTCTTACGATTGTAATTTTGTGGTAGATTTTATCGGCAGTAATGATGAAATTCGCAACACACAATTTGGTGCACAAAAAGTCAAAGATGCGATTGTGGATTATTTTTTGCGCCGAGAAAATCATCGCCCCTCCATTGATAAGCATTTTCCTGATATACGCATCAATGTGCGCCTGACAAAAGCGGCGGTAATCATCTCTATTGATATGTCAGGAGACAGTCTTCATCGTCGTGGTTACCGTGACAGACAAGGTGCAGCACCACTAAAGGAAAATCTGGCAGCAGCACTTTTATATCGTGCCAAGTGGCCAGAAAAAGTAGCCCAGGCCCGTGTACAGGGGCAGCGTATTGCCATATTAGATCCTATGTGTGGTTCTGGAACCATTCTTATAGAAGCGGCATTGATGGCTGCCAATATTGCGCCTGGTTTATTGCGCAAAAAATTCGGCTTTGAAAAATTATTGGAGCATGATGAAACACTTTGGCAAACGGTAAAGACTCATGTGCAATCTCAGAGTCGCTCTGTTGAAGATGTAAACTTTCCGATGATCATTGGTTATGACCAGAACTCCCACGTACTGCGTCATGCCAATCACAATATTACCAATGCTAAGCTTAGCCACTGTATTAAAGTGGCAACACAGGAACTGAAGAATTTTACTAAACCTGTCAACGATACAATTAAATCAGGTTTATTGATATGTAACCCACCTTACGGTGAACGTTTAGGTGAAATTGAAGCGTTGCGAGACGATTACCGTTTGTTAGGTAAGCTTGTCAAACAAGAGCTTGCCGGCTGGCAAGTGGCGATTTTTAGTGGCAATCGTGATCTTACAAAAGAAATGCGCTTGCGTGCTCAATCTAAATATCAATTTCTCAACGGTACTATCCAAAGTGAACTTTCCATCTTTGATATCGTTGCCAGTGAGGCGACGTTGCGCGAAGATCGTGATCCAGCGTCAAGCCCCTTATCTGAAGGCGCCACTATGGTGTCCAATCGTTTATTAAAGAATCAACGGCGGCTGGAAAAATGGCGAAAAAAAGAGGGGGTTGAATGTTATCGTGTTTACGATGCTGATATACCTGAATATGCGGCGGCAATTGATATTTATGGTGATCACTATCATGTCCAAGAATATCAAGCACCCAAGAATATTGATCAAAATAAAGCACGTAGGCGCTTCGATGATATTATTCATGCGACAATTCACGCATTTAAATCAGAATCTGAAAAGATAATACCTAAGACACGTATGCGCACCCGGGGTAAGTCGCAGTATGAAAAATTAGGCAAAGATCTGCGTACAAGCGATTTTCTTGAAGTGCGTGAATTTAATGCCAAGCTATTAGTGAATTTAACCGATTATCTTGATACAGGTTTATTTTTGGATCATAGGCCTTTGCGCAAACGTATTGCTAATGAAGTAATGGGTAAGCGTTTTCTCAATTTATTTTGCTATACCGCAAGCGCCAGTGTTCATGCGGCGCTAGGTGGTGCGCAGTCTTCCGTCAGTGTGGATATGTCCAATACATATTTGTCTTGGGCGAAGTTGAACTATGAGAAGAATAATATTAATAGCCAGCGTCATAGCCTAGTGCGGGCTGACTGTATACAGTGGTTGCAGCAGTGTCGAGAAGGTTTTGACTTAATTATGTTAGACCCGCCAACTTTTTCTAATTCCAAAAAAACTTCAACAGTATTGGACGTGCAGCGAGATCATATGACATTAATTAATCGCTGTATGGAACTATTGACCCCGAAGGGTACACTTTATTTTTCTACTAATCTGAGAACTTTTAAAATAGATAATACAATTATCCAGCGATATAAAGTAGAAGATATTACTATGGATACACTAGATCCAGATTTTGAACGTAATACAAAAATACATAAGTGTTGGAAATTTCAACATTAG
- the rmf gene encoding ribosome modulation factor — protein MKRQKRNSTDRALTKGYQAGVAGKSRTLCPHDNGEARHMWLSGWRTGREDHWNGYNTLAQVQKLNNM, from the coding sequence ATGAAACGCCAAAAACGAAACAGCACCGATCGCGCACTCACAAAAGGCTATCAAGCCGGAGTAGCTGGCAAATCGAGAACACTTTGTCCGCATGATAACGGTGAGGCACGACATATGTGGTTAAGTGGTTGGCGCACGGGTCGGGAAGACCACTGGAATGGTTATAACACTCTGGCGCAAGTCCAGAAGCTTAACAATATGTAA
- a CDS encoding quinone-dependent dihydroorotate dehydrogenase, giving the protein MYAFAKKLLFCLDPEVSHELSLDALGAAERLHLLKFFCQEVADHPVEVMGLRFPNPVGLAAGLDKNGDYYNALGSMGFGFVEIGTVTPKPQAGNPKPRLFRLTQERAIINRMGFNNKGIEHLVEQVKTRRFQGVLGINIGKNKDTPQEDALSDYELCMTAVYPYADYITVNISSPNTPGLRTLQFGEAFDQLLNGIKQKQEQLTLQHHRRVPIAVKIAPDMSEQELDEVADKLLEHKVDGVIATNTTIGREGVESSRYRDEAGGLSGAPVRLKSTDTIRHLALKFKGEIPIIGVGGIMDGDAALEKMTAGASLVQLYSGFIYRGPELISESVERIRSVYDVSSS; this is encoded by the coding sequence ATGTATGCATTTGCCAAGAAGTTACTTTTTTGTCTCGACCCTGAGGTTTCTCATGAACTATCGCTCGATGCACTGGGTGCAGCTGAACGTTTGCACCTGCTTAAGTTTTTTTGTCAGGAGGTTGCAGACCACCCTGTAGAGGTGATGGGTTTGCGTTTTCCTAATCCTGTTGGTTTGGCGGCGGGACTTGATAAAAATGGCGATTACTATAATGCCTTAGGTTCCATGGGCTTTGGTTTTGTGGAAATTGGTACTGTAACTCCAAAGCCACAAGCGGGTAATCCTAAGCCGAGGCTTTTTCGCTTAACCCAAGAGCGTGCCATTATCAATCGTATGGGCTTTAACAACAAAGGTATTGAGCATCTGGTAGAACAAGTAAAAACAAGACGTTTTCAAGGCGTCTTAGGCATTAACATTGGGAAAAATAAGGATACTCCCCAGGAGGATGCTTTATCTGATTACGAGTTGTGTATGACGGCGGTTTATCCCTACGCTGACTATATTACGGTAAATATTTCTTCCCCAAACACTCCTGGACTTCGTACCTTACAGTTTGGTGAAGCCTTTGATCAATTACTAAACGGTATTAAACAAAAGCAGGAGCAGTTGACTTTGCAACATCATCGCCGAGTTCCGATAGCGGTTAAAATTGCACCGGATATGAGTGAACAAGAGCTGGATGAAGTGGCTGATAAATTATTGGAGCATAAGGTCGATGGTGTTATCGCGACCAATACCACCATCGGTCGGGAAGGGGTGGAATCGTCGAGATACAGAGACGAAGCGGGCGGGCTAAGTGGCGCACCTGTGCGTTTGAAATCTACGGATACTATTCGCCATTTAGCGCTAAAATTTAAGGGCGAAATCCCCATTATAGGTGTGGGAGGCATTATGGATGGCGACGCAGCGTTGGAAAAAATGACCGCAGGCGCGAGCCTAGTGCAGCTCTATAGTGGCTTTATTTATCGCGGCCCAGAACTGATATCTGAGTCAGTAGAGCGTATAAGGTCGGTTTACGATGTATCGTCGAGCTAA
- a CDS encoding DUF2835 domain-containing protein produces MDLNISAEEYLKLYQGSASSVLARSRDRRTIRFPAQVLRPFVTRDGVSGAFCIYFDKNMKFLRIDRVS; encoded by the coding sequence GTGGATTTGAATATTTCTGCTGAGGAATATCTCAAGCTCTATCAGGGATCAGCGAGCAGCGTGCTTGCTCGCTCCCGAGATAGACGAACTATCCGTTTTCCTGCACAGGTGTTAAGGCCTTTTGTTACACGCGATGGCGTATCTGGTGCCTTTTGTATCTACTTTGATAAAAACATGAAATTTCTTAGAATAGATCGGGTTTCATGA
- a CDS encoding NAD-glutamate dehydrogenase yields the protein MEINAGHVGDRAVLMKNYTSFLEGKLKATEAKSILEFAEFYLSFFPMDAWLGRELSDLHGFLYGLLHFIQPGITKAPNVQVFNPNLDEHGWMCGRTVITVLQKDMPFLVDSIRLELNRRDIPIHVVQSTVMSVKRNAKGGFVKVESDPAAVDADKTSKEALIYIETSLHTDEKELADIKRSVMNVLHDADKVVSDYRNILAKLEHICGNVAENHKSAAESISFLKWLQESHFTFLGYREYDVVRKGRKLGLQEKCEERLGIFHKIDGTSDVVDISSNPGMESFHKGKDVVFFSKSSTRSNIHRSVYPDYIVVKKYDDKGKVCGEVRFLGLFTYAVFNMSPTQIPILRQKVDAVVKRTGLDVQGYYGKNLLRVIENFPKEELFQSDQETLYQNIWSIASINERHVVRLIVRRDAFGSFVNCMVYVPRDLYNTRIRVKIEKLLGAALNSDECDSTTFFSESTLARAQFVFRIEDDKPVDVDVATLEAAIVDITKNWEEHLQIALVENYGETQGIQTFNDYHSAFSSGYQEQFDARSAVTDIRMLEALKDENDIAMNLYRPIGASEDNMRFKIMHLNQPMELSDIIPILENLGFRVLGEQPHKIEKMNGDVIWLHDFQLAFGLPVKVDVHAARGHFEEAFASTWRGKSESDAFNRLVLGARLNWREVTMLRAYANYLKQIGFNTTQEYIADTLVHHLDITRNLVALFKASFDPRVNKNEGVKDERIERLRTKVLDALDDVSNLNEDRVLRRYLDMISGTLRTNYFQKDKDDEDKSYISIKFSPRDIPDIPEPRPMFEIFVYSPRMEGVHLRGGKVARGGLRWSDRLQDYRTEVLGLVKAQQVKNAVIVPNGAKGGFVAKKLSKTMSRQEFLDEGIACYKIFIQGLLDITDNLVEGDVVAPESVIRKDPDDPYLVVAADKGTATFSDIANEISENNNFWLGDAFASGGSQGYDHKGMGITAKGAWISVQRHFREKGVDVQNEDFTVIGIGDMAGDVFGNGMLLSEHIRLMSAFNHLHIFIDPTPDSASSFIERKRLFETPGTSWEDYDKSLISKGGGVFSRAAKSIKITGAMKKAFNISADKLAPNDLISELLKAPVDLIWNGGIGTYVKASWETHSDVGDKANDSLRVNGNELRCKVFGEGGNLGLTQLGRVEFELNGGACNTDFIDNAAGVDCSDHEVNIKIVLDELVSNGDLTSKQRNKFLANMTDAVSDLVLQNNYRQTLSISLAEHSVSKRITEYRRFITFLEGEGRLDRQLEFLPSDETIVERQGHGKGLTRPELSVLISYAKVMMKEILIASDIADNAYIAKEIETAFPEKLIKKYSEEIHNHRLKREIVGTQVANDLINNLGITAGHRLLETTGASLADVARAYIISRDVFQFEKFQGYIKSLDNKVPAEFQYELMANMIRRVRRGTRWFLRNRRSGLNLAKEVAIFQEGLAGVQKNAQDVVTGQAQEEWQERRDYLSVNKVLDEWVLPLSMPGNLFSGLSIVEASICTKAKLKDASRVFFLLLDRLSLDWFATQISNVRVESYWQALARESYIDDLETQLRKLTVSLLRLKGKRDVEDMYSSWAEQNKYLVNRWRSMVNEVQSSQLTDYAMFSVALRELVDLVQATEQCESL from the coding sequence GTGGAAATAAACGCGGGTCACGTCGGCGATCGTGCTGTTTTGATGAAAAATTACACGTCTTTTTTAGAAGGCAAGCTTAAGGCCACTGAGGCTAAGTCCATACTTGAATTTGCTGAATTCTACTTATCCTTCTTTCCTATGGATGCTTGGCTAGGGCGAGAGTTGAGTGATTTACATGGCTTCTTATATGGTTTACTGCATTTCATCCAGCCGGGCATTACTAAAGCGCCCAATGTGCAAGTGTTTAATCCTAACCTCGATGAGCATGGCTGGATGTGTGGGCGCACGGTGATCACAGTCTTGCAAAAGGATATGCCATTTTTAGTGGATTCCATCCGTTTGGAACTAAATCGTCGAGACATCCCCATTCATGTTGTGCAAAGCACAGTGATGAGTGTTAAGCGCAATGCTAAAGGGGGGTTTGTAAAAGTTGAGTCAGACCCTGCCGCTGTCGATGCCGACAAAACTAGCAAAGAGGCGCTTATTTATATAGAAACCAGCTTACATACTGATGAAAAAGAGTTGGCAGATATTAAACGCTCGGTCATGAATGTATTACATGATGCCGACAAAGTGGTGAGTGACTACCGAAATATCTTAGCTAAGCTGGAACATATTTGCGGTAATGTCGCCGAAAATCACAAATCGGCTGCTGAGTCTATATCCTTTCTTAAATGGTTGCAGGAATCCCATTTTACCTTTTTGGGGTATCGCGAATACGATGTGGTACGCAAAGGTCGCAAGCTAGGTTTGCAGGAGAAATGCGAGGAGCGCCTGGGTATTTTTCACAAGATTGATGGTACCAGTGATGTGGTTGATATAAGTTCTAACCCCGGTATGGAAAGCTTCCATAAGGGTAAAGACGTAGTATTTTTCTCCAAGTCTTCCACTCGCTCAAATATTCATCGCAGTGTATACCCTGATTATATTGTCGTTAAAAAATATGATGACAAAGGTAAGGTCTGTGGCGAAGTGCGCTTTTTAGGGCTGTTCACTTATGCGGTATTTAATATGTCGCCCACGCAAATCCCTATCTTGCGCCAGAAGGTAGACGCCGTTGTAAAACGCACGGGTTTGGATGTGCAGGGCTATTATGGTAAGAATTTGCTGCGTGTCATTGAAAATTTCCCTAAAGAAGAATTATTTCAGTCTGATCAAGAGACCTTGTATCAAAATATATGGAGTATTGCCTCGATTAACGAGCGTCACGTGGTGCGTTTAATAGTTCGCCGCGATGCCTTTGGCAGTTTCGTCAATTGTATGGTGTATGTACCCAGAGATTTATATAACACACGTATTCGCGTCAAAATCGAGAAGTTATTAGGGGCGGCCCTCAATAGTGATGAATGTGATTCCACCACTTTCTTCTCCGAATCTACACTGGCGCGTGCCCAATTTGTGTTTCGAATAGAAGACGATAAGCCGGTTGATGTAGATGTGGCGACGTTGGAAGCGGCTATTGTCGATATCACTAAGAACTGGGAAGAGCATTTGCAAATAGCTCTGGTCGAGAATTACGGCGAAACCCAAGGTATTCAAACCTTCAATGATTACCACAGTGCTTTTTCTTCCGGCTATCAGGAACAGTTTGACGCGCGTTCAGCCGTCACGGATATCCGTATGCTTGAGGCCCTTAAAGATGAAAATGATATCGCTATGAATCTTTATCGGCCCATCGGTGCATCTGAAGACAATATGCGTTTTAAAATCATGCACCTCAATCAGCCGATGGAGCTGTCTGATATTATTCCTATTTTAGAGAACCTTGGTTTTCGTGTGCTGGGTGAACAACCCCATAAAATTGAAAAAATGAACGGCGATGTCATATGGCTGCATGATTTCCAATTGGCATTCGGTCTGCCCGTTAAAGTGGATGTCCATGCAGCTCGCGGCCATTTTGAAGAGGCTTTTGCCAGCACTTGGCGCGGCAAGAGCGAAAGTGATGCCTTTAACCGCTTGGTGTTGGGCGCGCGGCTTAATTGGCGTGAAGTGACGATGTTGCGCGCTTATGCCAACTACTTAAAGCAAATCGGTTTTAATACCACGCAAGAATATATTGCCGATACCTTGGTTCACCACTTGGATATCACCCGCAATCTGGTAGCACTTTTTAAGGCTAGTTTTGATCCCCGCGTCAACAAAAATGAAGGTGTTAAAGACGAGCGTATCGAACGATTGAGAACCAAGGTGCTGGATGCTTTGGATGATGTCAGCAACCTCAACGAAGATAGAGTATTGCGCCGCTATCTCGATATGATTAGCGGCACTTTGCGCACTAATTACTTTCAAAAAGATAAGGATGATGAAGATAAATCTTATATCTCCATCAAATTTAGTCCGCGAGATATTCCCGATATTCCTGAGCCTCGTCCAATGTTCGAGATATTTGTCTACTCGCCTCGCATGGAAGGTGTGCACTTGCGCGGTGGTAAAGTGGCGAGGGGCGGCTTACGCTGGTCTGATCGACTGCAGGATTATCGAACTGAAGTGCTAGGTCTGGTCAAAGCCCAACAGGTAAAAAATGCCGTTATTGTTCCCAATGGAGCCAAAGGCGGTTTTGTCGCAAAGAAATTGAGCAAAACAATGTCGCGCCAAGAATTCTTAGATGAAGGTATTGCCTGCTACAAAATCTTTATCCAAGGTTTGCTCGATATTACTGATAACCTGGTCGAAGGCGATGTTGTTGCCCCTGAAAGTGTGATTCGTAAAGATCCCGATGACCCTTATCTCGTGGTTGCAGCAGATAAAGGGACAGCCACATTTTCTGACATTGCCAATGAAATCTCTGAAAATAACAACTTTTGGTTAGGTGATGCCTTTGCCTCTGGTGGCAGTCAAGGTTATGACCATAAAGGGATGGGGATCACAGCAAAAGGGGCGTGGATTTCAGTTCAGCGCCACTTCCGAGAGAAAGGTGTGGATGTCCAAAATGAAGATTTCACTGTGATTGGTATCGGTGATATGGCCGGTGATGTGTTTGGTAATGGTATGTTGTTATCTGAGCATATCCGCCTGATGTCAGCATTTAACCACTTGCATATTTTTATCGACCCAACCCCTGATTCTGCCAGCAGTTTCATCGAACGTAAGCGTTTGTTTGAGACTCCTGGAACCAGCTGGGAAGATTATGATAAATCGCTTATCTCTAAAGGCGGCGGTGTTTTTTCGCGGGCTGCTAAATCCATTAAAATTACTGGCGCAATGAAAAAAGCCTTTAATATTAGTGCCGATAAGCTTGCACCCAACGACTTAATTTCAGAGCTATTAAAAGCGCCGGTAGATCTTATTTGGAACGGTGGTATTGGTACCTATGTTAAAGCCAGTTGGGAAACCCATAGCGATGTTGGTGATAAAGCTAACGATAGTTTACGTGTTAATGGTAATGAATTGCGCTGTAAGGTCTTTGGGGAAGGAGGTAATCTAGGCCTCACTCAACTAGGTCGTGTAGAATTTGAACTCAATGGCGGAGCATGTAATACAGACTTTATTGATAATGCAGCGGGAGTAGACTGTTCTGACCACGAGGTAAATATTAAAATTGTGTTAGACGAGCTAGTCTCCAATGGAGATTTAACCTCTAAGCAGCGTAATAAATTCCTCGCCAATATGACCGATGCGGTATCTGACTTAGTTCTGCAAAATAATTATCGCCAAACGCTGTCAATAAGCTTAGCGGAGCATAGTGTTAGTAAGCGTATTACTGAGTATCGCCGTTTTATTACTTTCCTTGAGGGGGAAGGGCGTTTAGATCGGCAGTTAGAGTTTTTGCCCTCTGACGAGACGATTGTAGAACGTCAGGGACATGGCAAAGGCCTTACTCGCCCGGAGTTGTCGGTGTTAATTTCTTATGCCAAAGTGATGATGAAGGAGATACTTATTGCTTCAGATATCGCTGATAATGCCTATATTGCTAAGGAAATAGAAACCGCATTTCCAGAAAAGCTCATTAAGAAATATTCTGAGGAAATCCATAATCATCGTTTAAAACGTGAAATTGTGGGCACCCAAGTGGCTAATGACTTGATCAATAATTTGGGTATTACTGCTGGACACCGTTTACTGGAGACAACTGGAGCTTCTCTTGCCGATGTAGCTCGGGCCTATATTATTTCCCGCGATGTCTTCCAGTTTGAAAAATTCCAAGGCTATATTAAATCCCTTGATAATAAAGTGCCGGCTGAGTTTCAATATGAGTTGATGGCCAATATGATTCGCCGTGTTCGTCGTGGTACGCGGTGGTTCTTACGCAATCGACGCTCTGGTTTAAACCTGGCAAAAGAAGTGGCCATATTTCAAGAAGGGCTTGCAGGTGTGCAAAAAAATGCTCAGGACGTGGTCACGGGACAAGCACAAGAGGAATGGCAAGAGCGTCGCGATTACCTTAGTGTCAATAAAGTATTGGACGAGTGGGTATTACCTTTGTCTATGCCGGGTAATTTATTTTCTGGCTTAAGTATTGTCGAGGCTTCGATTTGTACCAAAGCCAAGTTAAAAGATGCATCTCGTGTTTTCTTTTTACTACTAGATCGTCTCAGTCTCGATTGGTTTGCTACGCAAATTTCCAATGTGCGCGTTGAATCCTATTGGCAGGCTTTAGCGCGTGAGAGCTATATCGATGACCTCGAAACACAACTGCGTAAGTTGACCGTATCGTTGCTGCGTTTAAAAGGCAAACGCGATGTTGAAGATATGTACAGTTCTTGGGCCGAACAGAATAAATATTTGGTGAATCGCTGGCGCTCCATGGTCAACGAAGTACAAAGTTCACAGTTAACTGATTACGCTATGTTCTCAGTAGCCTTGCGCGAACTCGTGGATTTAGTGCAAGCAACGGAGCAATGTGAAAGCTTATAA
- a CDS encoding AAA family ATPase, with protein sequence MSTLVQLTSLKTWLDSQIVGQPELIDRLLIALIADGHLLVEGAPGLAKTKAIKTLSEGIEGNFHRVQFTPDLLPSDITGTDIFRPETSTFEFQQGPIFHNLVLADEINRAPAKVQSALLEAMAEGQISVGKSTYKLPELFLVMATQNPIEQEGTYPLPEAQLDRFLMHVRVDFPDAVAERQILALSRKEASQTSKHQGFDQVVTQAALFAAREEALSIHMATAVEEYIVQLTQATRKPEAYSQDLAKWIEFGVSPRATISLDRCARAHAYLNNRDFVSPDDVRAVLHDVFRHRLILSFEAEANGQNADNIIDELIKRVPIA encoded by the coding sequence ATGTCAACGCTGGTACAGCTAACATCACTTAAAACCTGGCTTGATAGCCAGATTGTGGGTCAACCTGAACTTATAGACCGTCTACTCATTGCACTTATTGCTGATGGGCACTTATTAGTTGAAGGTGCACCGGGCCTTGCAAAAACAAAAGCGATTAAGACCCTCTCTGAAGGTATTGAAGGAAATTTTCACCGCGTCCAGTTTACACCGGATCTTTTACCTTCAGACATTACTGGCACCGATATTTTTCGTCCAGAAACCAGCACCTTTGAATTTCAACAAGGCCCAATTTTTCACAATCTAGTGCTTGCCGATGAGATCAATCGCGCTCCCGCCAAGGTGCAGTCCGCCTTGCTTGAAGCCATGGCTGAGGGCCAGATAAGCGTAGGTAAATCCACCTACAAGTTGCCAGAACTGTTTTTAGTCATGGCCACTCAAAACCCTATTGAGCAGGAAGGCACCTATCCTTTGCCTGAGGCTCAACTGGATCGCTTCCTCATGCATGTGCGGGTGGATTTCCCCGATGCCGTAGCAGAACGACAAATTCTAGCTCTGAGCCGTAAAGAGGCCAGCCAAACAAGCAAACATCAAGGTTTCGATCAAGTCGTGACACAAGCAGCACTATTTGCCGCACGGGAAGAAGCTTTGAGTATTCATATGGCAACTGCGGTGGAGGAATACATCGTACAGTTGACACAAGCGACGCGAAAACCAGAAGCCTACAGCCAAGATCTCGCCAAATGGATTGAATTCGGTGTCAGTCCGCGGGCAACCATTAGCCTTGATCGCTGCGCCCGCGCCCACGCTTACTTAAATAATCGCGATTTTGTCAGTCCTGATGATGTTCGCGCGGTTTTGCACGATGTCTTTCGCCATCGCTTGATCCTTAGTTTTGAAGCTGAAGCCAATGGTCAAAATGCAGACAATATTATCGATGAACTTATAAAACGAGTTCCCATCGCTTAG
- a CDS encoding DUF58 domain-containing protein translates to MATMNSGIDAGVYVSVEALIDLRHMAKDLSLETNKKSVAMMDGDSRTSFRGRGMEFAEVRPYQVGDDIRNIDWRVTARTQKPYTKLFQEERERPVYILVDQRSPMFFGSRHTFKSVYAAKLATVIAWTALQNNDRIGALIFSDSEQTDSRARRGKHAALSIVHQLFEFNHRLNSPIGQSIDNSLEEMLNDIRRIAKPGSAVFLISDFHDFNRRCQEPLSILARHNDVTMLQVYDDLEKNLPANKSLSISDGTHKINIAGQSHDFSDNFAKSFEQNRFAIRKACNQSGINFASFSVAKSLGGLVQDLFSTRRKTKRGTQ, encoded by the coding sequence ATGGCAACAATGAATTCGGGTATAGATGCAGGTGTTTACGTCTCTGTTGAAGCCTTGATAGACCTTCGTCATATGGCGAAAGATCTATCCTTGGAAACCAATAAAAAGAGCGTGGCGATGATGGACGGCGACAGCCGTACCAGTTTTCGTGGACGGGGCATGGAATTCGCTGAAGTACGCCCCTATCAGGTAGGCGATGATATTCGTAATATCGACTGGCGAGTTACTGCCCGTACTCAAAAGCCCTATACTAAACTTTTCCAAGAAGAGCGTGAGCGACCCGTATATATTTTAGTGGATCAGCGCTCACCGATGTTTTTTGGCAGTCGGCATACGTTTAAGTCTGTTTATGCTGCCAAGCTCGCTACTGTTATTGCGTGGACTGCACTACAAAATAACGATCGCATCGGCGCTCTAATATTCTCAGATAGTGAGCAAACAGACTCGCGAGCACGTCGAGGCAAACACGCTGCACTGAGTATTGTTCACCAATTGTTTGAGTTTAATCATCGCCTTAACTCACCTATTGGACAGAGCATTGATAATTCACTAGAAGAAATGCTTAACGATATCCGTCGTATCGCCAAACCCGGCAGTGCAGTTTTTTTAATAAGTGATTTCCATGATTTCAACAGACGCTGCCAAGAGCCCTTGTCGATTTTGGCCAGACACAATGATGTCACCATGTTGCAAGTCTACGATGATTTGGAGAAAAACTTGCCGGCCAATAAGTCTCTATCCATATCTGACGGTACGCACAAAATAAATATCGCAGGGCAGTCTCACGACTTCAGCGATAATTTTGCCAAAAGCTTCGAACAAAACCGCTTCGCAATTCGCAAAGCCTGTAATCAGTCAGGTATTAACTTTGCTTCGTTTTCAGTGGCGAAGTCCCTTGGCGGCCTGGTACAAGATCTCTTTAGTACACGCAGAAAAACTAAAAGAGGTACGCAGTAA